In Silurus meridionalis isolate SWU-2019-XX chromosome 29, ASM1480568v1, whole genome shotgun sequence, one DNA window encodes the following:
- the LOC124382222 gene encoding cysteine protease ATG4D-like isoform X1, producing MTSGCADEANCTEDLESFVFLSYPGPSDHTHSLEYTHSVGTHFSETAKDKTRLRSRLVSAWNNVKYGGWTMKSKPRLSKNSPVCLLGHTYDLSHEDERQRFRCVFSSLFWMTYRRGFSSLHGSSLTSDSGWGCTLRSAQMLLAQALVLHTLPAGWTWSRAHHQTRDDLELRHSRPRVLGLGRSRRAGQRRRSEGGILDEDEDEQERGHRRVVAWFGDNPGALFGLHRLVMLGQSSGQRAGDWYGPSVAAHILRKSVAESELHDLAVYVSQDCTVYIKDVMRLCEERSPKLPARFGPVLILVPVRLGGDALNPAYIPHVKSLLQLKGCVGIIGGKPKHSLYFVGFQDDQLLYLDPHFCQAAVDVNQHNFPLESFHCKTPRKLPFHRMDPSCTLGFYTKSRRDFEILRSEVTTALSSSPDMYPIFTFMEGCGHEQHKQHEQLDLSFDPERHVPPKDKGRRRSKRSSTDEFVVLCTPAKE from the exons ATGACCTCCGGGTGTGCAGATGAGGCGAACTGTACAGAAGACCTGGAGTCATTTGTGTTTCTGTCCTACCCCGGACCTtcagaccacacacactctttggAGTACACACACTCTGTGGGTACACACTTCTCTGAGACGGCGAAAGACAAAACCAGGCTGAGGAGCAGACTGGTGTCAGCATGGAACAATGTCAagtatggag gctgGACCATGAAATCAAAACCTCGTCTGAGTAAAAACTCTCCTGTGTGTTTGCTGGGTCATACATACGACCTGAGCCATGAAG atgagAGGCAGCGGTTCCGCTGTGTGTTCTCGTCCCTGTTCTGGATGACGTACCGGAGAGGTTTCTCCTCGCTGCACGGATCGTCTCTGACCTCAGACAGTGGGTGGGGCTGCACGCTGCGATCCGCCCAGATGCTGCTCGCACAGGCGCTAGTGCTACACACGCTGcctgcag GTTGGACCTGGTCCAGAGCTCATCACCAAACCAGAGACGATCTGGAGCTCAGACACTCTCGGCCCCGTGTACTTGGATTGGGACGGAGCCGGAGGGCGGGACAGAGGAGGAGGAGCGAGGGGGGTATtctggatgaggatgaggacgagCAGGAGAGGGGACACCGGCGTGTGGTTGCGTGGTTTGGGGACAATCCGGGTGCTCTGTTCGGCCTGCATCGGCTGGTGATGCTGGGGCAGTCGTCAGGGCAACGGGCGGGCGACTGGTACGGCCCCTCGGTCGCCGCACACATACTGCG taaATCAGTCGCGGAATCTGAACTGCACGATCTGGCTGTCTATGTCTCACAGGACTGCACCG tgtacataAAAGATGTGATGAGACTGTGTGAAGAACGTTCGCCCAAACTCCCTGCGAGATTTGGCCCCGTTCTCATCCTGGTGCCCGTGAGACTCGGTGGAGACGCGCTGAACCCTGCGTACATCCCGCATGTGAAG AGCCTGCTTCAGCTGAAGGGCTGCGTGGGAATAATCGGAGGAAAGCCGAAGCACTCGCTGTACTTCGTGGGATTCCAGG ACGATCAGCTGCTGTATCTGGATCCGCATTTCTGTCAGGCTGCTGTAGATGTCAATCAGCACAACTTCCCCTTAGAG tCGTTTCACTGTAAGACCCCGAGGAAGCTGCCTTTCCACCGCATGGACCCCAGCTGCACTCTGGGTTTCTACACtaaaagcagaagagactttGAGATCCTCCGCTCTGAGGTCACTACG GCTCTGAGCTCGTCCCCAGACATGTATCCCATCTTCACCTTCATGGAGGGCTGTGGACATGAGCAGCATAAGCAGCATGAGCAGCTGGACTTGAGCTTTGACCCCGAGAGACACGTCCCACCCAAAGACAAAGGCAGGCGGAGAAGTAAGCGGAGCAGCACGGACGAGTTTGTGGTGCTGTGTACGCCGGCTAAAGAATAA
- the LOC124382222 gene encoding cysteine protease ATG4D-like isoform X2 has product MTSGCADEANCTEDLESFVFLSYPGPSDHTHSLEYTHSVGTHFSETAKDKTRLRSRLVSAWNNVKYGGWTMKSKPRLSKNSPVCLLGHTYDLSHEDERQRFRCVFSSLFWMTYRRGFSSLHGSSLTSDSGWGCTLRSAQMLLAQALVLHTLPAGWTWSRAHHQTRDDLELRHSRPRVLGLGRSRRAGQRRRSEGGILDEDEDEQERGHRRVVAWFGDNPGALFGLHRLVMLGQSSGQRAGDWYGPSVAAHILRKSVAESELHDLAVYVSQDCTVYIKDVMRLCEERSPKLPARFGPVLILVPVRLGGDALNPAYIPHVKSLLQLKGCVGIIGGKPKHSLYFVGFQDDQLLYLDPHFCQAAVDVNQHNFPLESFHCKTPRKLPFHRMDPSCTLGFYTKSRRDFEILRSEALSSSPDMYPIFTFMEGCGHEQHKQHEQLDLSFDPERHVPPKDKGRRRSKRSSTDEFVVLCTPAKE; this is encoded by the exons ATGACCTCCGGGTGTGCAGATGAGGCGAACTGTACAGAAGACCTGGAGTCATTTGTGTTTCTGTCCTACCCCGGACCTtcagaccacacacactctttggAGTACACACACTCTGTGGGTACACACTTCTCTGAGACGGCGAAAGACAAAACCAGGCTGAGGAGCAGACTGGTGTCAGCATGGAACAATGTCAagtatggag gctgGACCATGAAATCAAAACCTCGTCTGAGTAAAAACTCTCCTGTGTGTTTGCTGGGTCATACATACGACCTGAGCCATGAAG atgagAGGCAGCGGTTCCGCTGTGTGTTCTCGTCCCTGTTCTGGATGACGTACCGGAGAGGTTTCTCCTCGCTGCACGGATCGTCTCTGACCTCAGACAGTGGGTGGGGCTGCACGCTGCGATCCGCCCAGATGCTGCTCGCACAGGCGCTAGTGCTACACACGCTGcctgcag GTTGGACCTGGTCCAGAGCTCATCACCAAACCAGAGACGATCTGGAGCTCAGACACTCTCGGCCCCGTGTACTTGGATTGGGACGGAGCCGGAGGGCGGGACAGAGGAGGAGGAGCGAGGGGGGTATtctggatgaggatgaggacgagCAGGAGAGGGGACACCGGCGTGTGGTTGCGTGGTTTGGGGACAATCCGGGTGCTCTGTTCGGCCTGCATCGGCTGGTGATGCTGGGGCAGTCGTCAGGGCAACGGGCGGGCGACTGGTACGGCCCCTCGGTCGCCGCACACATACTGCG taaATCAGTCGCGGAATCTGAACTGCACGATCTGGCTGTCTATGTCTCACAGGACTGCACCG tgtacataAAAGATGTGATGAGACTGTGTGAAGAACGTTCGCCCAAACTCCCTGCGAGATTTGGCCCCGTTCTCATCCTGGTGCCCGTGAGACTCGGTGGAGACGCGCTGAACCCTGCGTACATCCCGCATGTGAAG AGCCTGCTTCAGCTGAAGGGCTGCGTGGGAATAATCGGAGGAAAGCCGAAGCACTCGCTGTACTTCGTGGGATTCCAGG ACGATCAGCTGCTGTATCTGGATCCGCATTTCTGTCAGGCTGCTGTAGATGTCAATCAGCACAACTTCCCCTTAGAG tCGTTTCACTGTAAGACCCCGAGGAAGCTGCCTTTCCACCGCATGGACCCCAGCTGCACTCTGGGTTTCTACACtaaaagcagaagagactttGAGATCCTCCGCTCTGAG GCTCTGAGCTCGTCCCCAGACATGTATCCCATCTTCACCTTCATGGAGGGCTGTGGACATGAGCAGCATAAGCAGCATGAGCAGCTGGACTTGAGCTTTGACCCCGAGAGACACGTCCCACCCAAAGACAAAGGCAGGCGGAGAAGTAAGCGGAGCAGCACGGACGAGTTTGTGGTGCTGTGTACGCCGGCTAAAGAATAA